The window GGCACAACCAATACCGCAAAAGCAGAGATTTTCGAAGTTGACCAATTACCCACACTCAAGAAAAACGAAAAGCATTCTATTGAAGTAGTGGTAGATCGCATTAAAGTTCGTCCGGATATTCAGCAGCGAGTCGCAGAATCTTTTGAGACTGCCCTACGCCTTGCTGATGGTAAAGCCATGATTGTCAATATGGATACCGGCAAAGAGATGATTTTCTCGAGCAAGTTTGCTTGTCCAGTCTGCTCTTACTCATTGCAGGAACTTGAGCCGCGTCTTTTCTCGTTTAATAATCCGATGGGTGCCTGCCCATCTTGTGACGGGCTAGGCCACCAGTCTTTCTTTGATCCAAAACGCATCGTTGCGCATCCTGACTTATCCCTAGCATCTGGCGCCATTAAAGGGTGGGATCGTCGCAATCAGTTTTACTTCAAGCTATTACAAACACTCGCAAAGCATGGTGGCTTTGATGTTGAGAAACCCTTTGAGACCCTGAATAAGAAACAGCAAGATCTTGTTTTATTAGGCTCAGGTGATATCACCATTCCTTTTGAATACATTAATGAGCGTGGCAAGAACAGTATTCGTGAACATGCCTTTGAAGGCATTGTTGCGAACTTCGAACGACGCTATCGCGAGACTGACTCTGCGACAGTTCGAGAAGAATTATCCCGCTATCAAAATATGCAGACCTGCCCAGAATGTAGCGGTAGTCGTTTACGTAAAGAGGCCCGCTTTGTTAAGGTAGGCGAAGGCAAACAATCTCGTGCTATTTATCAAATTAGTGCCCTGCCTTTAAAAGAAGCAAAAGAATATTTCGAAGTACTCGAGCTCAAAGGTGCCAAAAGAGAAATTGCCGATAAGATTGTTAAGGAGATTGGCTCGCGTCTGCGCTTCTTAAATGATGTAGGCTTGGACTACCTCTCATTAGAGCGCAGTGCGGATACGCTCTCTGGTGGTGAAGCCCAGCGTATTCGCTTAGCCTCCCAGATTGGCTCTGGCCTGACTGGTGTGATGTATGTGTTGGATGAACCATCCATTGGCTTACATCAACGTGATAATGATCGCCTCATTGGAACCTTGAAACATTTACGCGATTTAGGCAATAGCGTGCTGGTGGTTGAGCATGACGAAGATATGATTCGTGCTTCTGACTATGTCATTGATATTGGCCCTGGTGCCGGGATACATGGCGGCGAAGTAGTGGCCGAAGGCACACCAGCAGAAGTAGAAGCTAATCCTAAATCTTTGACAGGTGCTTATTTATCTGGTCGAGAGTGGATTGCTGTTCCCGAAAAACGTATCCCAGTTAATGACAAGTTCTTAGAAATCATTGGGGCACGTGGTAATAATTTGCAATCGGTTCACGCCAAAATTCCAGTCAGCTTATTGACCTGTGTCACTGGAGTGTCTGGATCAGGTAAATCCACGCTGATTAATGACACCCTACACCACGCAGTTGCAAAACATATCTATGGCTCGAATGCTGAGCCGGCAGCGCACGATGCCATCAAAGGCCTAGAGAACTTTGACAAGGTGATTAGCGTAGATCAATCCCCCATTGGTAGGACACCCCGCTCTAACCCAGCAACCTACACTGGATTATTTACGCCGATTAGAGAGCTCTTCTGCGGTGTTCCTGCTGCGCGTGAACGCGGCTATGAAGCTGGTCGCTTCTCTTTTAACGTTAAAGGTGGTCGCTGCGATGCCTGTGAGGGTGATGGCGTTATTAAAGTAGAAATGCATTTCTTACCTGACGTTTACGTACCGTGCGACGTTTGTCATGGCAAACGGTACAACCGCGAAACTTTGGACATTCGTTACAAAGGAAAAAATATTCATGAAGTGCTGTCGATGACTATCGAGCAAGCCCATGAGTTCTTTGAAGCAGTGCCCATCGTCAAACGTAAACTCAAAACTTTGCTGGATGTTGGCCTGGGTTATGTCAAGCTAGGCCAAAGCGCCACTACCTTATCGGGCGGTGAAGCGCAACGCGTCAAACTCTCACTAGAGCTTTCGAAACGCGACACCGGTAGAACTTTATATATTTTGGATGAGCCCACTACTGGTCTACATTTTCATGACATACAGCTGCTTTTAACAGTTTTACAAACCTTAAAAAAACAAGGTAATACGATCGTCATCATTGAACACAACTTAGATGTGATTAAGACTGCTGACTGGATTATTGACTTAGGGCCTAAGGGTGGCGCTGGTGGTGGACAAATTATTGCCACCGGTACGCCCGAAGAAGTTGCTAAAAATGAGGCTAGCTTTACCGGCCATTATCTGGCGCCACTGCTGGTTCGCAAACAAGCTGCCCCCGCTAAAAAGAAAAAATAATTCAAACTCAATCAGTTGAATTAGGCTATCAGAGCAATTTAGATTCGGCTAAATCAGTCGCTTCTGAATTGCCTGAGAGCACAAGGATATCGTTAGCCTGCAAACGTAATTCTGGAGTGAGCTCTAACTTAATGTAGTCGGCGCCACCTACTTTACGTCTGACTGCCTGAACGCTCACACCTTCATTTTCAAGATGCAGTTCATCGAGTGTTTTACCAATACTGATGGATTCAGGTAACAAGGTTACTAAATGCAAACGCCACGATTCATTGGATCCAAAATCATCATCAGCAGCTCCGCGGAAGTAGCCGCGTAACAGGCTATAGCGAGCTTCACGCGCACTGGTAATACGACGCACAACCTTACGCATAGGTACACCCATCATGAGTAATACATGCGATGCCATCATGAGACTACCCTCAATTAACTCGGGAACAACTTCAGTTGCACCTGCTGCCTGCAACTTCGCTAAGTCTGCATCGTCTTTAGTGCGCACCAAGATAGTCATACCTGGGCGTAAATGCTCAACCTGGTGCAACACCTTCAAGGTAGCCGGTGTATCCGCATAGGTAATTACGACTGCTTTTGCCCTTGCCAGACCTGCAGCAACTAAATAGTTTTCTCTACTCGCATCGCCATACACTACGTTATCGCCAGCTGCAGCAGCCTCTTTCACGCGATCGGGATCCATATCTAAAGCAATGTACGGAATCTTTTCTTGATCAAGCATGCGGGCCAAACTTTGGCCTGAGCGACCAAATCCACAAATGACCACATGCTTTTCGGTGCGGACACTCTTTGCTGCAACACGTGTCAATGCCAATGACTGCAACAGCCACTCATTACTAGAGAAGCGCATCGCAATACGATCGCTGTATTGAATAAGGAACGGCGCGCCGAACATGGAGAGCAGCATGGCCGCTAAGACCGCCTGACTTAAAGCAGGATCAATCAAGTCAAGACCATCAATTTGATTTAGTAAGACGAAGCCAAATTCACCTGCCTGCGCCAAACACAAACCCGTCCGAATGGAGATACCAAGACTAGAACCAAAGGAACGGGAAAGTAAAGTAATTAAGCCAAATTTAAAAATTAAAGGGCCAATCAATAACAACAAGACTAGCGCCCATTGCTGATAAATCACCTCGAAATCGAGCAACATGCCAACTGTAATAAAGAAGAGGCCCAGCAAAACATCCCTAAAGGGCTTAACATCCTCCTCCACCTGATGGCGGTAGGGCGTCTCTGCAATCAACATACCGGCCAAGAAGGCGCCAAGAGCTAAAGACAAACCAAAGTGCTCTGTCAGTCCAGCCATACCCAGGACAATGAGCAACAGGTTGAGCATGAAGAGCTCTTGAGAGCGCAGTTTAGCCACCAAGCTAAACCAGCGACTCATTAAGGTTTGCCCAATGACGAAAATGAGAAAGAGCGCCACTGCAATTTTGATAGATGCCGCGCTTAGTGCCAGCAATAGATCGCCTGGGTTTTTACCTAAAGAGGGCAACAAAATCAGCAGAAAAACCACTGCCAAGTCCTGAAACAACAAAATACCGATGATGTTGCGGCCATGCTCCGTTTCAAGTTCTGAACGGTCAGAGATCAGTTTGGTGACGATCGCGGTTGAGGACATTGCTAGTGCGCCCCCCAAAGCAATGGCGGCTTGCCATGAGATGGGATAGATCCAGTTCATGAGCAGGCTAACTGGAACCGCCAGCAGAATGGTCAAAATGACCTGACTGCCACCCAAGCCAAACACGATAGTCCGCATGGCCCTGAGCTTATGGAGGTTAAATTCCAGGCCAATAGAGAACATCAGAAAAACCACGCCAAATTCCGCCAAATACTTGACGGTGGCCGAATCATTGGCCAAACCAAGGGCATGAGGCCCAATTAGGACACCAATGGCTAAATAGCCCAAAATAGGGGGTAGCCCAAAATAGCGGAAAATAACTACCCCGGCCACTCCGGAGGCAAGCAAGATGAGAGTTAATTGAAGGACTGACGGCATATACTCACCCCATGATAGCTAAGACTCGTGACCGAACCCTAAAGCTTGCGCGTGACACCCTCACGATTGAGGCTGCTGCGCTGCAAACCATGCGCGATCGCCTTGAAGGCGCCAATGCGGATGCCCTAGTGCTGGCCGTTGATCTCTTGCATTCTTGTAAGGGTCGCATCGTAGTTTCTGGCATCGGTAAATCCGGACATATTGCCCGCAAGATTGCCGCCACATTTGCTTCTACTGGTTCCCCTGCCTTTTTTGTCCATCCGGCAGAGGCTAGTCATGGTGACTTAGGTATGGTGACTCGGGACGATGTCTTTGTTGCCCTCTCTAATTCTGGTGAAACCGATGAGCTTTTGACTATCGTGCCGATCGTCAAACGTACGGGCGCAAAATTCATCGCCCTTACTGGAGCGCCAAACTCTGCTTTAGCAAAATTGGCAGATGCCCATTTAGATACCAGCGTTGAGAAAGAAGCGTGCCCGCTCAATCTAGCACCAACTACTAGTACGACAGCAGCATTAGCGATGGGCGATGCCTTGGCGGTTGCCTTGTTAGATGCCCGCGGTTTTCAAGCAGAAGATTTCCAGCGCTCTCATCCAGGAGGTCGCTTAGGCCGAAAACAGTTAATGCATGTCAGTGAAGTCATGCGTAGCTTTAATGAAACTCCGAAGATTGCAATTTCCGCTTCACTACAAGAGGCTTTATTGGAAATGACTGCCAAACGTATGGGCATGGTAGTGGCTTTAGATGGCGTAAATCAGGTTGCCGGCATCTTTACCGATGGTGACTTACGTCGTCTACTTGAGAAGAGTACCAACTTGGATGGCCTCACTTTAGCAAAAGCGATTACTTCGGCACCTCGCACAATTCCTCCTGAGCTATTAGCAGAGGAAGCCATTGAAATGATGGAGAAACACCGTATTAATCATTTAGTCGTCACTGACCCGAATGGCGCACTGCTTGGCGCACTCAATCTGCATGATTTGTTTGCAGCTAAGGTTATTTAATAGACCTTCAATCCCTCATTGATTTACACCCATGCCTAGCGCTTTTACCCCCCACAATACCAACCCCTCAAGCCAGCACCCCCAAGCTTGGGATCGCGCCAGTACAGTCAAGTTATTGGTATTGGATGTTGACGGTGTTCTCACTAATGGTCAGGTATTGATAGGTGAGAATGGCAAGGAATCATTCAAGGCTTTTGATATTCAAGATGGTTTTGGAATCAAGCTATTGGAAAAAATTGGCATTCCAACGGCGATCATTACTGGGCGCAGCTCCAAAATGGTTTTAGCGCGTTGCGAAGAATTAGGCATCAAACATGTACACATGGGTGTAGAAAACAAAGCAGTGGCTTTGGAAAATATTCTGCAATCTTTAGGATTGAAGCCTGCTGATTGTGCCGTCATTGGCGATGATTGGCCTGACTTCCAAATGATGAAATCTGCAGGATTAAAAGTGTGTCCCGCACAAGGACATGATGCCGTTAAAGCAATTGCTCACTTTGTTACTACTCGCTCCGGTGGTTGCGGTGCAGTTCGTGAAGTCTGCGACCTCATCTTGAAAGCACAAAACCGCTATGAAGAATTACTGACTCAGGCGCGTGCTTAAGGTTTTTGGTAATGGCACTCACTCCCCAAAAAATCAAATTGAGCATCGGGCGGAACTTGTTACGCCTCATGCCTTTGATCTTAATGGGCACACTGACTCTTGTGACGTTTTGGCTGGTCAAGAAAAATACACCTGCAGAAAAATCTGCTATCGAGCGCGTACGCTTACATGAGCCTGATTACACCATTACCAATGGCGCACTTTCCGCGCTAAATGAATCAGGCAATACTAAATATCGCGTGTTAGGCAAGAAAGTTATTCACTATGATGATGACGCCTCTATCGATATTGAAACACCTCGCATTCGTCTGTTCCCGCCTGATAAATCGGCCGTAACAGTCAAGGCGGATAAAGGCCATTTAGATGGCGACCTGACTGTTTTGGATTTGATGGATAACGCAGAAATTTTTAGACCACCTCAAGCTGCATCAGCAACTGAGCCTGCAAGACCACGCATGCTGGCACGCTCTTCGTACTTTAAGGTACTGATCAATGATGACATCGTAGAGACTGATAAACCCGTCACGCTCGAGCAAGGCATCTCTGTCATGCACTCAAATGATGGCGGTATTTTCAACAACATAGAACAGAGTATGGTTTTATCAGGACAGGTAAAGGGTCGTATCGAGCGCATACAGCCAGGAGCGCAGCCATGATGACATTGCGCAAAATAGCAATGTCATTAGCGCTATTGGTCGGTTGCTTGATGACAGCCGCTCATGCTGAAAAAGCTGATCAAGATAAACCAATTATCTTAGAGGCTGAAAAAGTTTCAGTGAATGATGTGCAGCAAATTTACGAACTCAATGGCGCAGTACTCTTGACCAAAGGCAGTATTTTAATTACTGGTGAGAAGGGGAACATTAAAGTCGATCCCGAAGGTTATGAATACGTGGATATTCAAGGTGCTTCCGAGTCTATTGCTAGCTTTCGGCAAAGACGTGAAGGGCCAGCTAATGAGTTCATGCAGGGTCGCGGCCAAACGGTAACTTACAACGCCAAGACTGAGCTTCTGACTCTGACTGGGGACGCCAGCTTGAAGCGTCTTCAGGATATGCAAATGCTAGATCAATTACGCGGCTGGAAAATTGACTACGACGATGTCACGCAGCGATATCAGGTCTTCCCACCTACCAATGCCAAAGCTGGAGATCTCCCTTTGGCTCGCGCCATCCTTTCACCCAGAAGAAAAGCTACACTAGTAAAATGACCATGGATTCCAGTAGCAGTCAAATACCAGCGACCTTAAGCGCTCATCATCTTCAGAAGCGCTATGGCTCTCGCACAGTGGTGCGGGATGTTTCAGTGGAAGTAAAGTGTGGTGAAGTAGTTGGCCTCTTGGGGCCAAATGGTGCTGGAAAGACAACCTCTTTCTACATGATTGTTGGTCTAGTTCCGCTCGATGGCGGCAACATCGTTCTCGATGGCGCTGATATTACCCGTCTCCCTATCCATGAGCGAGCCCGTATGGGCTTGTCATACCTCCCACAAGAAGCCTCTGTTTTCAGAAAACTCAACGTCGCTGAGAACATTCAGGCCGTATTAGAGCTTCAGGTTCAAGGTGGCAAACCTTTAAGTAAAGCTGAAATTGCACATCGCTTAGATGAGCTCTTAGGCGAACTTCAAATCAGCCATCTCCGGGATAACCCAGCACTTTCATTGTCCGGTGGAGAACGTCGAAGAGTTGAAATTGCTAGAGCCTTAGCCTCCCAGCCTAAGTTTATTTTGTTAGATGAGCCTTTTGCTGGTGTTGATCCTATTGCAGTTGGCGAGATTCAGCGGATTGTGCGCTTTTTACGTGACCGCCAAATTGGGGTCCTCATCACCGACCATAATGTTCGTGAAACTTTAGGTATCTGCGATCACGCCTACATCATCAGTGAAGGTAGTGTGCTGGCGGAAGGCAAGCCAGACCAAATCATTGAGAACGATGCTGTTAGAAGAGTTTACCTAGGCGAAAACTTCCGCATGTAGATATTCAGAGTTTTTGAGTATTTATTAAATAAAAATGATCTGACCCCTTGGTTTTCAGCAAAATCGCTGATACGCTGGAGGTTCATGAAGTGCACTTCCATATAAACAAGTACAACATTACAGGGGTCTGCTGCGCACCCCGGGTGATTATTTGCGCATGCATTTTGTTATGAATAGGAGCTGCTGATGAACTTAAAAATTAATAGCCGTCATGTCGAAGTTACCCCATCTATGCGCACCCACCTAGAAACTGGCTTAGCCAAAATTCGCAAGCACTTTGACCATGTCTTAGATGCCTCTGCTTTTTTGATTGTCGACAACGCTAAAGAAAAAGACCTTCGTCAAACAGCCGAGATCACCATTCATCTCAAGGGCAAAGAGCTTTTTGCACAAGCCCATAACGCGGATCTTTACCATGCCATGGATGCGGTAGTCGATAAACTCGAGCGCCAAGTTGTAAAGCACAAAGAAAAGATCCAAGATCATCACCACGAAAAACATTTTGAGTAATTTCTGGTGTCAAGGCACCTATAATCATCTGATATGAATGCCCTGACTGATCTTTTTACCCTCGACCGCATTGCCTTAGATAATCCTGCTCAGAATCGGGCTGAGGTTTTTGCGGCTGTAGGGCAGCTATTTTCCAAACAAGCTGGCCTAGAGCCCGAAGCAATCGTTGGCTTTTTAAATACACGTGAAGACTTGGGCTCTACCGCCCTGGGTGCTGGCGTAGCCATCCCACACGGACGAGTAAAAGGGCTTAAGCACCCTATTGCAGCATTTGTGAAGCTGAAAGAAGCAATTGAATTTGCCGCGCCCGATGGTGAGGCGGTTTCTATTTTGATTTTTCTACTGGTTCCTGAAAAGGCGACCCAACAGCATCTAGAAATTCTGTCCTCGATTGCCCAGCTCTTATCAGACCAAGATGCTCGCCAGTCACTTTCCTCTGAAGCTAGTCCAGAGAAGGTATATCAGCTTTTACAAACATGGGGATCTGTTTGACAACCCAGCCATTACTCCTGGAAGGAGTTACCGCCCAGCAGATCTTTGATGACAATGTCTCAGATTTAAAGCTTTCCTGGATTGGTGGTCTAGAAGGTGCCGATCGCACTTTTCCTCCAGAGGCCGTTAAAGCGGCTGCAGCTAGCTCTGACTTGGTCGGTCACCTAAACCTAATACATCCAAGTCGAATTCAGATTTTTGGTGAACAAGAGGTTGACTACCATGCTCAGCTCGAGCAGAAGCAAAGACAAGAGCAAATCTCTAATTTGATTTCAAAGACGCCACCTTGTGTCATTGTCGCGGATGGTAAAGCAGCCGACCCTGATCTTCAACTCTTTTGCCAAAGATCATCAACACCCTTATTT is drawn from Polynucleobacter arcticus and contains these coding sequences:
- the uvrA gene encoding excinuclease ABC subunit UvrA — its product is MNNEIKIRGARTHNLKNINLDIPREKLVVLTGLSGSGKSSLAFDTLYAEGQRRYVESLSAYARQFLQLMEKPDVDTIEGLSPAISIEQKATSHNPRSTVGTVTEIHDYLRLLFARAGTPHCPEHDLPLEAQSVSQMVDTVLAMPEDTKLMILAPVVSERKGEFVDLFQDLQAQGFVRFRVRSGGGTTNTAKAEIFEVDQLPTLKKNEKHSIEVVVDRIKVRPDIQQRVAESFETALRLADGKAMIVNMDTGKEMIFSSKFACPVCSYSLQELEPRLFSFNNPMGACPSCDGLGHQSFFDPKRIVAHPDLSLASGAIKGWDRRNQFYFKLLQTLAKHGGFDVEKPFETLNKKQQDLVLLGSGDITIPFEYINERGKNSIREHAFEGIVANFERRYRETDSATVREELSRYQNMQTCPECSGSRLRKEARFVKVGEGKQSRAIYQISALPLKEAKEYFEVLELKGAKREIADKIVKEIGSRLRFLNDVGLDYLSLERSADTLSGGEAQRIRLASQIGSGLTGVMYVLDEPSIGLHQRDNDRLIGTLKHLRDLGNSVLVVEHDEDMIRASDYVIDIGPGAGIHGGEVVAEGTPAEVEANPKSLTGAYLSGREWIAVPEKRIPVNDKFLEIIGARGNNLQSVHAKIPVSLLTCVTGVSGSGKSTLINDTLHHAVAKHIYGSNAEPAAHDAIKGLENFDKVISVDQSPIGRTPRSNPATYTGLFTPIRELFCGVPAARERGYEAGRFSFNVKGGRCDACEGDGVIKVEMHFLPDVYVPCDVCHGKRYNRETLDIRYKGKNIHEVLSMTIEQAHEFFEAVPIVKRKLKTLLDVGLGYVKLGQSATTLSGGEAQRVKLSLELSKRDTGRTLYILDEPTTGLHFHDIQLLLTVLQTLKKQGNTIVIIEHNLDVIKTADWIIDLGPKGGAGGGQIIATGTPEEVAKNEASFTGHYLAPLLVRKQAAPAKKKK
- a CDS encoding monovalent cation:proton antiporter family protein codes for the protein MPSVLQLTLILLASGVAGVVIFRYFGLPPILGYLAIGVLIGPHALGLANDSATVKYLAEFGVVFLMFSIGLEFNLHKLRAMRTIVFGLGGSQVILTILLAVPVSLLMNWIYPISWQAAIALGGALAMSSTAIVTKLISDRSELETEHGRNIIGILLFQDLAVVFLLILLPSLGKNPGDLLLALSAASIKIAVALFLIFVIGQTLMSRWFSLVAKLRSQELFMLNLLLIVLGMAGLTEHFGLSLALGAFLAGMLIAETPYRHQVEEDVKPFRDVLLGLFFITVGMLLDFEVIYQQWALVLLLLIGPLIFKFGLITLLSRSFGSSLGISIRTGLCLAQAGEFGFVLLNQIDGLDLIDPALSQAVLAAMLLSMFGAPFLIQYSDRIAMRFSSNEWLLQSLALTRVAAKSVRTEKHVVICGFGRSGQSLARMLDQEKIPYIALDMDPDRVKEAAAAGDNVVYGDASRENYLVAAGLARAKAVVITYADTPATLKVLHQVEHLRPGMTILVRTKDDADLAKLQAAGATEVVPELIEGSLMMASHVLLMMGVPMRKVVRRITSAREARYSLLRGYFRGAADDDFGSNESWRLHLVTLLPESISIGKTLDELHLENEGVSVQAVRRKVGGADYIKLELTPELRLQANDILVLSGNSEATDLAESKLL
- a CDS encoding KpsF/GutQ family sugar-phosphate isomerase; protein product: MIAKTRDRTLKLARDTLTIEAAALQTMRDRLEGANADALVLAVDLLHSCKGRIVVSGIGKSGHIARKIAATFASTGSPAFFVHPAEASHGDLGMVTRDDVFVALSNSGETDELLTIVPIVKRTGAKFIALTGAPNSALAKLADAHLDTSVEKEACPLNLAPTTSTTAALAMGDALAVALLDARGFQAEDFQRSHPGGRLGRKQLMHVSEVMRSFNETPKIAISASLQEALLEMTAKRMGMVVALDGVNQVAGIFTDGDLRRLLEKSTNLDGLTLAKAITSAPRTIPPELLAEEAIEMMEKHRINHLVVTDPNGALLGALNLHDLFAAKVI
- a CDS encoding KdsC family phosphatase, coding for MPSAFTPHNTNPSSQHPQAWDRASTVKLLVLDVDGVLTNGQVLIGENGKESFKAFDIQDGFGIKLLEKIGIPTAIITGRSSKMVLARCEELGIKHVHMGVENKAVALENILQSLGLKPADCAVIGDDWPDFQMMKSAGLKVCPAQGHDAVKAIAHFVTTRSGGCGAVREVCDLILKAQNRYEELLTQARA
- the lptC gene encoding LPS export ABC transporter periplasmic protein LptC gives rise to the protein MALTPQKIKLSIGRNLLRLMPLILMGTLTLVTFWLVKKNTPAEKSAIERVRLHEPDYTITNGALSALNESGNTKYRVLGKKVIHYDDDASIDIETPRIRLFPPDKSAVTVKADKGHLDGDLTVLDLMDNAEIFRPPQAASATEPARPRMLARSSYFKVLINDDIVETDKPVTLEQGISVMHSNDGGIFNNIEQSMVLSGQVKGRIERIQPGAQP
- the lptA gene encoding lipopolysaccharide transport periplasmic protein LptA, which codes for MMTLRKIAMSLALLVGCLMTAAHAEKADQDKPIILEAEKVSVNDVQQIYELNGAVLLTKGSILITGEKGNIKVDPEGYEYVDIQGASESIASFRQRREGPANEFMQGRGQTVTYNAKTELLTLTGDASLKRLQDMQMLDQLRGWKIDYDDVTQRYQVFPPTNAKAGDLPLARAILSPRRKATLVK
- the lptB gene encoding LPS export ABC transporter ATP-binding protein translates to MTMDSSSSQIPATLSAHHLQKRYGSRTVVRDVSVEVKCGEVVGLLGPNGAGKTTSFYMIVGLVPLDGGNIVLDGADITRLPIHERARMGLSYLPQEASVFRKLNVAENIQAVLELQVQGGKPLSKAEIAHRLDELLGELQISHLRDNPALSLSGGERRRVEIARALASQPKFILLDEPFAGVDPIAVGEIQRIVRFLRDRQIGVLITDHNVRETLGICDHAYIISEGSVLAEGKPDQIIENDAVRRVYLGENFRM
- the hpf gene encoding ribosome hibernation-promoting factor, HPF/YfiA family; its protein translation is MNLKINSRHVEVTPSMRTHLETGLAKIRKHFDHVLDASAFLIVDNAKEKDLRQTAEITIHLKGKELFAQAHNADLYHAMDAVVDKLERQVVKHKEKIQDHHHEKHFE
- a CDS encoding PTS sugar transporter subunit IIA, whose translation is MNALTDLFTLDRIALDNPAQNRAEVFAAVGQLFSKQAGLEPEAIVGFLNTREDLGSTALGAGVAIPHGRVKGLKHPIAAFVKLKEAIEFAAPDGEAVSILIFLLVPEKATQQHLEILSSIAQLLSDQDARQSLSSEASPEKVYQLLQTWGSV